One genomic region from Paramicrobacterium agarici encodes:
- a CDS encoding VOC family protein encodes MTHTTDDAPFYNAFEISPVPPPGPDATPPDLYRGIYGMPMFVTIPTADLAASVDFWTRGLGFIDLFMTPGVMSHMRRWAFQDALLVAGEPADGEPAMTVSFSCVLSELDAIADACEKLVPGCTTGPRAMPWPTVDLEVRTPENTRVIITAARGVDPRSDEAQALREAGYGVPDADEEA; translated from the coding sequence ATGACACACACAACCGACGACGCACCGTTCTACAACGCATTCGAGATCAGCCCTGTCCCGCCGCCGGGGCCGGACGCGACGCCGCCTGACCTCTACCGCGGCATCTACGGCATGCCCATGTTCGTGACGATTCCGACGGCTGACCTGGCAGCATCCGTCGATTTCTGGACCCGAGGACTCGGCTTCATCGATCTCTTCATGACGCCGGGCGTCATGTCGCACATGCGGCGGTGGGCCTTTCAAGACGCACTGCTCGTGGCGGGAGAACCCGCGGATGGTGAGCCGGCCATGACCGTAAGCTTCTCGTGCGTGCTCAGCGAGCTCGACGCGATCGCCGACGCCTGCGAGAAGCTCGTTCCCGGCTGTACGACCGGACCCCGCGCCATGCCGTGGCCCACGGTCGACCTCGAGGTGCGAACCCCCGAGAACACGCGCGTGATCATCACCGCCGCGAGAGGCGTCGACCCGCGCAGCGACGAAGCCCAGGCCCTGCGCGAGGCCGGGTACGGGGTTCCCGACGCCGACGAGGAGGCGTAA
- a CDS encoding MerR family transcriptional regulator, whose product MSTHSRDEAAVSGLTVGAVAHRTGVTVRTLHHWDDIGLVTPSARSSAGYRQYGPRDLARVHRVLIYRELGLPLESIREVLNSDATLSAATLRAQRDQLEQRIADLQSMQRALDRMIGAVDEGILLSADEQLRIFGETWDPAWTKQARDTWGDTEQWAQYAERAANRDTRDWEEIAEQTRRLDTMLADAMRRGVRAGMSEANELAEAHRRSMSRYFDCSVSMHVCIGRRCASDPDFRAHFDTIAPGLAVWLRDVIDANAREHGVDPDSATWE is encoded by the coding sequence GTGAGCACACACTCCCGTGACGAGGCCGCCGTGAGCGGCCTCACCGTGGGTGCCGTGGCACACCGCACGGGAGTAACCGTACGCACTCTGCACCACTGGGACGACATCGGCCTCGTGACTCCAAGCGCACGGTCGAGCGCGGGGTACCGGCAGTACGGCCCTCGAGATCTCGCGCGCGTGCACCGCGTGCTGATCTACCGCGAGCTCGGGCTGCCCCTCGAGAGCATTCGCGAGGTCCTCAACTCTGACGCGACACTGTCGGCGGCCACGCTTCGCGCCCAGCGCGACCAGCTGGAGCAGCGCATCGCCGACCTGCAGAGCATGCAACGTGCGCTCGATCGCATGATCGGTGCCGTTGACGAGGGAATCCTGCTCTCGGCCGATGAGCAGCTGCGTATCTTCGGCGAGACGTGGGATCCTGCGTGGACGAAGCAGGCCCGCGATACCTGGGGCGACACCGAGCAGTGGGCGCAGTACGCCGAGCGCGCGGCGAATCGTGACACGCGCGATTGGGAGGAGATCGCCGAGCAGACGCGCCGGCTCGACACCATGCTCGCCGACGCGATGCGCCGCGGCGTACGGGCAGGCATGAGCGAAGCAAACGAGCTCGCCGAGGCGCACAGGCGGTCGATGAGCCGGTACTTCGACTGCAGCGTCTCGATGCACGTGTGCATTGGGCGGCGGTGCGCCAGTGACCCGGACTTTCGCGCCCACTTCGACACCATTGCGCCCGGCCTCGCCGTGTGGCTGCGCGACGTCATTGACGCGAACGCCCGCGAGCACGGCGTCGATCCCGACAGCGCCACCTGGGAGTAG